In Phacochoerus africanus isolate WHEZ1 chromosome 16, ROS_Pafr_v1, whole genome shotgun sequence, one genomic interval encodes:
- the HILPDA gene encoding LOW QUALITY PROTEIN: hypoxia-inducible lipid droplet-associated protein (The sequence of the model RefSeq protein was modified relative to this genomic sequence to represent the inferred CDS: inserted 1 base in 1 codon), whose product MKQVLQLYLLGVVLTLLSVFVRLMETLGGLLESPSPGSFWTTRGQLANTEXPKSLPEHPSRGV is encoded by the exons ATGAAGCAGGTGTTGCAACTCTATCTCTTAGGTGTGGTCCTGACCCTGCTCTCAGTTTTCGTTAGACTGATGGAGACCCTGGGGGGCTTACTGGAGAgcccatcacctgggagcttctgGACCACCAGAGGTCAGCTAGCCAACACAG GCCCCAAGAGCCTTCCAGAACATCCATCCAGAGGAGTGTGA